In one Silene latifolia isolate original U9 population chromosome 10, ASM4854445v1, whole genome shotgun sequence genomic region, the following are encoded:
- the LOC141607982 gene encoding uncharacterized protein LOC141607982, with protein sequence MTCIRSTSFSLCLNGSIFGYFKGKRGLRQGDPISPLIFTICMDYLTRMINYAVSRWPFQYHPLCKASKLNHLMFSDDLLMFCKGNAASIMLLLRVFSSFSRAYGLSMNSSKSEVYYNGVGQQLKDDIQWATGFVEGSMPFRYLGVPIKVGRLTKSECNTIAEKMVSRIRSLGARKISYAGITYGMAMLNIIESLLLPGTRLLCLNMRGCLGIKKARVWNYATVAKLVDWIYGKADRFWIRWINQVYLKGRDWHEYEPPADAAWSWKNICKVKNLMKAGYTDGHWTADPRGYSIRNGYEWLRMQQPKQDWVNRTTGALPPKVCLKQKVHFLVLAACYYQVWTQRNNVRMNHVLLKPDKVTEHIIDEVRSRIRRKLKEPVSSSDKVWLAKWGML encoded by the exons ATGACTTGTATAAGATCCACATCTTTTTCCTTATGTCTCAATGGGAGTATCTTTGGTTACTTTAAAGGAAAAAGAGGATTGAGGCAAGGAGACCCTATTTCCCCTCTTATCTTTACTATCTGCATGGACTACTTAACCAGAATGATTAACTATGCTGTGTCTAGATGGCCATTCCAATACCATCCCCTCTGTAAGGCATCCAAATTGAATCATTTGATGTTTTCTGATGATCTTTTAATGTTCTGCAAAGGAAATGCTGCTTCTATAATGTTGTTACTCAGGGTATTCTCATCCTTCTCCAGAGCTTATGGTCTGTCTATGAATAGTTCCAAGTCTGAAGTGTACTACAATGGAGTTGGCCAACAGCTAAAGGACGATATCCAATGGGCTACAGGCTTTGTGGAGGGCTCTATGCCATTCAGGTATCTTGGAGTCCCTATTAAAGTAGGTAGACTGACTAAGTCTGAGTGTAACACTATAGCTGAGAAGATGGTGAGTAGAATCAGGAGTCTTGGGGCAAGAAAAATCTCTTATGCAG GAATTACCTATGGGATGGCAATGTTGAATATCATAGAGTCACTCTTATTGCCTGGGACAAGGTTACTCTGCCTAAACATGAGGGGTTGCCTGGGCATCAAGAAAGCACGGGTTTGGAACTATGCAACCGTTGCTAAGCTGGTGGACTGGATTTATGGGAAGGCTGATAGATTTTGGATCAGATGGATTAATCAAGTGTACTTAAAAGGAAGGGACTGGCATGAATATGAACCTCCTGCTGATGCTGCCTGGTCCTGGAAGAATATATGCAAAGTTAAGAATTTGATGAAAGCTGGGTACACTGATGGACACTGGACTGCTGACCCTAGAGGTTATTCCATCAGAAATGGTTATGAATGGCTTAGGATGCAACAGCCTAAACAAGACTGG GTTAATAGGACCACAGGAGCATTGCCTCCAAAAGTGTGCCTAAAGCAGAAAGTTCACTTCCTGGTGTTGGCTGCTTGCTATTACCAGGTATGGACACAAAGAAACAATGTCAGGATGAACCACGTGTTGCTTAAACCAGATAAGGTAACTGAGCATATTATTGATGAAGTCAGGAGCAGAATCAGAAGGAAACTCAAGGAGCCAGTATCAAGCAGTGACAAAGTGTGGCTGGCAAAATGGGGCATGCTGTGA